The region AAAAATTAGAAGAATTAGGTATTGGTCGTCCATCAACTTACGCACCAACCATTTCTACAATTATTGCAAGAAATTACGTTGAAAAAGGTACTGCCGAAGGAACCGAACGCAACTATCAAGTGTTGAATTTGGTGAACGGAAGTATAAATTCGGAAATACAAATTGAAAAGGTAGGTGCCGATAAAGGAAAATTAATTCCAACAGATATAGGTAACATTGTAACCGACTTTTTGGTGAAGAATTTTGATACCATTTTAGATTATAATTTTACAGCAAAAGTGGAAGGAAGTTTTGACGAAATTGCCGAAGGAAATTTAGATTGGACCAAAATGATGAATGAATTTTACAGTCATTTTCATCCAAATGTAATCGATGTTGAAAAAAATGCCGAACGCGAATCGGGTGAACGCATTTTAGGAACCGATCCAAAAACAGGAAAACCAGTTTCAGTACGTTTAGGGAAATTTGGACCAATGGCTCAAATTGGCGATGCCGAAGATGAAGAAAAACAATTTGCAAGCTTAAGTCCTACACAAAACATAGGAACCATTACGTTAGATGAAGCTCTTACTTTGTTTTTATTGCCAAAAAACTTAGGCGAATATCAAGGAGAAGCTGTAGAAGTAAATAACGGGCGTTTTGGTCCGTATGTGCGTTATGCCGATATGTTTGTATCGCTTGCAAAAGGTGAAGAGCCTTTAGATGTAACTTTAGAACGTGCAATTGAGTTAATTAAAGAAAAACAAAAAGCCGATGCGCCAATAGCAACTTTTCAAGGGTTACCTGTGCAAAAAGGGGTAGGGCGTTTTGGACCATTTATTAAATGGAATAATATTTTTATCAATGTTAATAAAAAATACAACTTTGATAATTTATCGCAAACCGATATTGAAGAATTAATAGCAGATAAAATTCAAAAAGAAAAAGATAAAGTATTACATGATTTTACCGAAGAAGGCATACGCGTTGAAAAAGCGCGTTGGGGAAGATCGGTTATTTTACAAGGAAAAATAAAGATAGAACTAAGTAAAGACGTAGATGCAGCTGCTTTAACTTTAGACGAGATTAAAAAAATTATAGAAGAAAAAGCACCTGCAAAAAAAACAACAGCTAAAAAGGCGCCAGCAAAAAAAGCTGCAACTAAAACAACAACAACCAAACGTACAACAAAAAAATAAAAGCAAATGATGTACGAAATTTTAAAACCTATACCTGGTTCGTTAGAATTATTTATAGAAAATTTACCAAAACATTCCATAGGTAAAACAATTAATATACATACCGAAAATGCTTTTCCCGAACTAGAAAATGTTCATTTAGCGCTAATAACAGTTAATGAAAACAGAGGTAGTTCTGGTGCAGCTAATCAAGCGGGTTTTACCGATTTTCGTAAAAATTTTTATAAACTTTTTCCTGGGAATTGGACCAAAAAAATAGTTGATTTAGGCACTATTGAAGCAGGTGCAACCTTACAAGATACCTATTTTGCAGTAAAAACTATTGTAGCCGATTTACTTAAAAAAAACATAGTACCAATAGTTTTAGGCGGTTCGCAAGATTTAACTTATGGTATGTATCGCGGTTACGATACGTTAGAACAAAACGTTAATTTGGTTTGTATCGATAATAAAATAGATGTGATAACAGATGTAGAAAACCCATCTGAAAATTTTATGACCCATATTATCATGGATACTCCAACAAATTTGTATAATTTTAGCGTGCTGGGATATCAAACGTATTTTAATTCGCAAGAAGAAATCGATTTGATAGACAAAATGTATTTTGAAGCTTATCGTTTGGGTGAAATTATAAATGATGTAAAAATTGCTGAACCCGTTTTACGTGATGCCGACATTGTAAGTTTAGATATTCATGCAATAAAATCGGCCGATTTAGGATTTTTTTCAGAATTTTGTCCTAATGGTTTTGATGGGAGAGAGGTCTGTGCTTTAGCACGTTACGCTGGTTTAAGTGATCGTGTAAGTAGTTTTGGTGTTTTTAATATTGATAATATATCACAAAAAAGTTTGCTAATTACTCAAATTTTATGGTATTTTGTTGAAGGATATAATTACAGAATGAATGAATATCCCTATATTAGCAAATCTGAATATTTAAAATACATCGTTCCATTAGAAGAACAAGAATTAATTTTTTTTAAAAGCGACATATCAGATCGCTGGTGGATCGAAATAAATAGTTTGGAAGACGAAAATCGCAAAGTTCTATTTCCTTGTAGTTACGATGATTACAAACAATCTTTGCAAAATATAGTACCCGAAAGATGGTGGCGCGCCAACAAAAAACTGTTAGGTTAAACATCACAAAAATAAAATTGTTAAATATAAATTAAATTTTTTTTTAAGATTTCGTTGTATATTTAAAAATAATTAAATAGGTTTACGCTTTGAATAATTTTTAAAATAAAACCCCAATTAATATATGAAGAAGTTCATTACACTTTCTGCGGTTGCCTCGCTATTGTTCAGTTGTGGTTCTGGTGACAGAGGAGAACTACTAGACGGAGTACAAGGGAAACGTTGGATTACCGAAAAGCCACAGGGAATGGCTTTTATTCCAGGTGGATCTTTTACAATGGGTAAAACTCACGAAGATTTACTTGGCGCTGAAGATGCTCCCGCACGCAATGTTACAATTGGTTCACTGTACATGGATGAAACGGAAGTTACAAACAACCAATATCGTAAGTTTGTAGAACACGTTAAAGATTCAATTATCAGAACTCGTTTAGCTATTATGGCTGATGAAATGGGTATGGATGCCACAGCAGGTGGAATTGGTGCGTTTGCATTTCAAGATGTTCAAGACCCATCGTTAAATCAAAATCAAACTGCATACGATCGTTATATGTATGATAACTACTACAGTATGGCAATGGATGATGATGAATATGCAGGTCGTCGTTTAAACACAAAAGCACGCTTAATTACAGATCCTCGTCGTTACCCAGATGAGTATTATGTAGAGGTTATGGATTCTTTATACATACCAGCTAAACAAAATTTAAACGGTATGGTTACTTTCGATGTTAGAAAGTTAAACTTTAAGTATTCATGGTGGGATCAAGACGCTTACATTAAAGATACATCAAATGAGGTTAGAAACCGTCAGGCTAAATTCTTGAAAACAGAAATTGTAAATGTTTATCCAGATACAACAGCTTGGGTTAAAAACTTTAACTACTCGTACAACGAGCCAATGTTTAAAGAATATTTTTGGCACGAAGCTTACGGTGAATATCCAGTAGTAGGAGTTACTCAACATCAAGCAAAAGCATTTGCGGCATGGAGAACCTTATACAAAAAAGCATATACAAATGATTTAGGTGCAAACCATAATTTATATGAATACCGTTTGCCAAGCGAATCAGAATGGGAATATGCTGCACGTGGTGGTCTTAAAAATGCTATGTATCCATGGGGAGGTCCTTATACAACTGATGAAAAAGCATGTTTCTTAGCTAACTTTAAGCCAGATAGAGCAGATTACGCAGTTGATGGCGCTTTATACACAGCAGAAGCACGTTCATACAAACCAAATGGTTACAACTTGTACAATATGTCAGGAAACGTTGCAGAGTGGACAGATTCAGCTTACGATGATGAAAGTTACATTTTACAATCAAGCTTAAAACCAAAAGGTAGAACAACATCAAACCCAATGAAAGTAGTTCGTGGTGGTTCATGGAGAGATCCAAACTATTTCATTCAAGTAGCAACACGCGATCGCGAAAATGCAGATTCTGCACGTTGTTATATTGGATTTAGAACTGTAGTTTCAGCACCAGGTCCAGGTTTATTAAACGAATCTACAGCTCCACAAAGTGGAAGAAGTACAAAATAATTTATACATATCAATTAACTAACTAAAATTTAATATTAAACAAGATGGCTATACCAAAAAAAGTAATGAATTTCTGCTACGGTATGGGAGCAGCAGTTGTAATCGTAGGTGCATTATTTAAAATTACACATATGGAATTAGGACCGCTAAACGGTAACAACATGTTAACTGTAGGTCTTTTAGTAGAAGCATTAATCTTCGCAATTTCAGCTTTTGAACCAGTTGATGAAGATTTAGATTGGGCAAGAGTTTATCCTGAATTAAAAGGTGGCGAACCACGTGCAATGCAAGTTGCAGGTAGTGTTGGTGTAACTGGAACAGTTGCTACAACTAACGCTGGTGGGGTACAACAAACAGCTCAAAGATCATCAGCGCCAACTTATGCGGCTGCTGTAGGTTCACAAGCAGTAGCACAACCAACAATGGAAAGAGGTTTATTATCTGAAAAATTAGACAATATTTTAAAAGAAGCTAAAATTGATGGTAACTTAATGGAAAGCTTACGTAACAGCATTAAAAACTTTGAAGCTGCTGCTAAAGGTATTGCTCCAACTGTTGACGCTGTTGCATCATCAAACAAATATGCAGACGAAATGGCAAATGCTGCTGCACAATTAGAATCTTTAAATTCTATGTACAAAGTGCAGTTAGAAAGTGCTACTAAAAATGCAGACATCAACAGAGAAGTAGCTGAAAATAATTTGAAATTGAAAGAACAAATGATGTCATTAACATCTAATTTATCAACTTTAAATGCAGTTTATGGCGGAATGTTATCTGCTATGGGTAAAACAGCTAATTAGTATTAACTTCTAAAAAAATCTAATTAGAAATGGCATCTGGAAAACAAACCCCTAGACAAAAGATGATTAACTTGATGTATTTGGTGTTCATCGCAATGATGGCGCTTAATATGTCGAAAGAAGTGTTAACAGCTTTTGGATTAATGAATGAAAAGTTCGAATCGGCAAACATGAGTGCCGAAGAGACAAATAAAGTATTGTTTGATGGTTTGGCTTTAAAAGCTGAAGACGAACCAGCACGTTACTCTGAACCATACCAATTGGCGCAGAAAGTGCAAAAACTTTCAAACGAATTTAATTCTTATTTAGCTTCTTTAAAAGGTGATGCTACTAAAGGATTCACTATGGATCCTGAAACAAAAAAATTACCTTATGAGCAAATGGATAAAGGACAAACCATTGATTATGGTTGGTTTGAAAAAGACGGACTTTCGGCTAAAGGTAAAGAAATCATGGATCGTATTGGAAAATACAAATCTGATTTTAAAGCATTACTTGGAAACGATGTAAAATATAAATTTTTATTGGAAGATATTGAAGAAAAATTCAATACGAACCCTGTAAAAAACAAAGATGGTCAAGATATTCCTTATTTAGATTACCACTTTAAAGGATACCCTGCTGTTGCATCTTTATCGTATTTGTCATCAATGCAAAACGATGTACGCCAATTAGAACATGAAGCTTACAACTTGTTTTTAGGTAATTCATTAAAACAAGCAGCTTCTATGAAAAATTACCAAGCAATGGTAATTCCTGATAAGGCAGTTTACTACCAAGGTGAAGCTATAAAATATAAAGTAGTTTTAGGTCGTTACGATAATTCAACAGTTCCTACTTCAGTAGTTGTAAATGGTGCTACCATTCCACAGTCACGTATTAAAGCAGGTCAGGTTGAAGGTTCATCAGTAGCATCTGGTTTAGGTGAACACAAATTTACAGGTAAATTCACTTTTATGGAAGATGGTAAGCCTGTAGTTGTAGATATCTTAAACTCTAACTATGTAGTTGTAAGTCGTCCAAGTTCAGCAACTATTTCAGCTGATAAAATGAACGTAGTTTACATTGGTTTAGATAACCCAATATCGGTTACTGTAGAAGGTATTACATCTGATAAAGTTACAGCAACAACATCTAACGGTTCGTTGAAGAAAATTGGTAACGGTAAGTTTATGTTAACACCTAGCGCTGGTAAAGAGGTTGTTATTACAGCAACTGGTGTTATGCCAGACGGTAAGGCAATTACATCTAAGCAAGTGTTCCGTATTAAAGCTATTCCAAGACCTCGTGGTACTGTACGTGGAGATTATGATGTAAAAGGACCTGCAAGCAATTTAGCTCAAGTTTCAATTGGTGCAAGAATGGAAGATTTTGAATTTGACGTTAACTTACGTGTAACTCAGTTCACAATTGTATTCCCAGGCTTAGGATCTGAAGTAATTAATGGAACAACTTTAACATCTTCAGCTCAATCTAAAGCAAACCGTTTACGCCCAGGAGATGTAGTACGTATTATTAATATTAAAGCTAAATTAGAAGGTGCTCCTAATGTTGTAATTAAAGATCCAACACCTGCTACATTTACAATTCAATAAAATTCGAAATTATGAAAAATATTAAGAATTTATTTTTTACTACTTGTGCTTTATTAGCTGTTAGTGCAACATTTGCACAAAACAACATACTAAATGCACGAATGGCAACAGAAATTGGTGACGAATCAATTGAACAGATCTATGCTAAAGCAGACGGACCTATTCCTTATGAATATGTAAATGACAGAGATGTTGTTTTTCAAAAGAAAGTATGGGAAGTTTTACCTTTAGATCAAAGACAAAATTTAGTATACTATTTTCCTTTAGAAGAAACGATTGATCGCAGACCTTTATGGAATGTTTTAAAAGACGCTGTTATGAACAAAAAAATAACAGAAGTTTACGATGACGATACTTTTAAAAGAAAATTGAATTTAAGCGAGTTAGAAACAAAATTTGTTCGAACAGATACTGCTGAAGCAGGTAAAGAACAATATATGTTAGAAGGTAGAATTGACCGTCAGTATATTTATGATGTAGTTATTAGACCAACTGACGTTAAAGAATACCGAATAATGGGTATGTGGTACCTAGATCGAAATGCTGGTGAATTAAAATACCGCATGTTAGGTTTAGCACCTGTTGTTACAGATTTGGCTACTAAAGGTACCGAGTTTGAGCAAGCTGTTCCATTATTCTGGATTTTCTTCCCAGATGCTCGTGAAATTTTATACAACACATACGCATTTAACGAGAAAAATTCTGCAATACAAACAAATTATGACTTCTTGTTCAACGCACGTAAGTTTTCGGGAACAATTTACAAAACCGATAATATTTACGGCGACAGAAACATAAGCGATTATGTACGTGAAAATGCAATGTTACAATTGTTAGAAGCAGATCGTATTAAAGAATCGATTCGTGAATTTGAAGATGATTTATGGAATTACTAATTTTGTAATTTAATTTATAAAACTCTTATCATTTTAGATAAGAGTTTTTTTTTACTATGAAAGTTGATTATATTATTGTAGGTGCTGGTTTAGCTGGCTTGTGTTTTGCTGATTATTGTTTAAATAACAATAAAACGTTTGTGATTATTGATGATGCAATAAGAACATCTTCAAAAATTGCCGGAGGTATGTTTAATCCGGTTGTTTTAAAGCGTTTTACCGCTATTTGGCAAGCCGATGAACAAATAGATTTAGCAAATGATTTTTATCCGTTAATCGAAAAAAAGCTTCAAACTAATTTTTATCACAAGTTGCCTATTTTTAGAAAATTCGCTTCTATTGAAGAACAAAATAATTGGTTTTTAGCTTGCGATCATCCTTTAACTAATAAGCATTTAAATACTAAATTACGTACACAAGCTTTTGATAACATTACAAGTCCGTTTCTTTTTGGAGAAGTTTTCAATACAGGGTACTTAAATGTTGGTTTGTTTGTATCAAGCTATCAACAGTATTTACAAAATGAACAATTGTTTGTAAACGAAAGTTTTAATTACAATGAATTAATTATTGAAGAAAGTAAAGTTGTTTACAAGCATTTTGAAGCTAAACATATTGTTTTTGCCGAAGGGTTTTCTATGTTGAACAATCCTTATTTTAATTATTTACCATTAGATGGTACCAAAGGTGAGTTGTTGTATGTAAAAATCCCCGATTTACAGCTTTCTAAAATTATAAAATCAAATATTTTTATTATTCCAATTGGAAACGATGTATATAAAATCGGTGCTACTTACAATTGGGAAGATAAAACCGATGATTTAACACAATCTGCTAAAACAGAACTTTTACAAGGACTTGAACAACTTATAAATTGCCCTTACGAAGTTATTAAACATTTGGCTGGTGTTAGGCCTACAGTTAAAGACCGCCGCCCTTTGGTTGGCTGTCATTTCGAACATAAAAAGGTACATATTTTAAACGGTTTAGGCACTCGTGGAGTTTTATTAGCGCCCTATTTGGCAGAGAAATTGTTTCTAAACATTGAAAATAATGTACCTTTGGACCCAAATATAAACGTAGCACGTTATTATAAAAAATTACAATTAATAAAATAGCAATATGCTTAATATACACGATTTATCGGTGTCGTTCAGTGGCGATTATTTATTTGAAAATGTAACTTTTCGATTAGGATCGGGCGATAGAGTAGGCCTTGTAGGTAAAAATGGCGCTGGAAAATCAACCATGTTAAAAATTTTATCGGGTGAGGTAGAACCTGATTCTGGTACAATAGCCTTTGATAAAGAAATAAAAATAGGTTTTTTAAAACAAGATATTGATTTTGTAAAAGGTAGAACGATTTTAGAAGAAGCCTATCAGGCTTTTTACGAAATTCAGCAAGTTGAAAATCAACTGCAAAAATTTAACGATGCTTTGGTTAGTAGAACAGATTACGAATCCGAGGCATACCACGAAATTATTGAAAAAGTAAGCGATTTAACCCATAGATTTGATATTTTAGGCGGTTACCAATACCAAGGTAATACCGAAAAAGTTTTACTAGGTTTGGGTTTTAAACGAGATGATTTTGATAAACTTACCGATACTTTTTCTGGCGGTTGGCGTATGCGTATTGAATTGGCGAAACTGTTGTTGCAAAACAACGATATTTTACTGCTTGATGAGCCTACGAACCACTTAGATATAGAATCAATAATTTGGTTAGAAAATTTTTTAAAATCGTTTCCAGGTGCTGTTGTTTTAGTATCGCACGATAAAATGTTTTTAGATAACGTAACCAATCGTACCATTGAAATTTCGTTAGGTAAAATTTACGATTTTAATAAGCCTTATACTGAATATTTGGTTTTGCGACAAGAAATGCGCGAAATGCAATTGGCAGCTCAAAAAAATCAGGCTAAAAAAATTGAAGAAACCGAAAAATTAATTGAAAAGTTCAGATACAAAGCTACAAAAGCTTCTATGGCTCAATCGCTTATCAAAAAGTTAGATAAAGTTGAACGAATAGAAGTTGATGAAGACGACAATTCGGTAATGAATATTTCGTTCCCAGTTTCAATTACACCTGGTAAGGTGGTTTTAGAAATGGAAAGTGTAGAAAAAGCTTTTGGCGAAAAGGTTATTTTTAAAGACATTAACCTGTTTATTGAGCGTGGAAGTAAAATTGCTTTTGTAGGGCAAAATGGTCAAGGAAAATCTACATTAATCAAAGCAATAATGAATGAATTTGATTATACGGGTACTATAAAAATTGGTCACAATGTTCAGCTTGGGTATTTTGCGCAAAATCAAGCAGATTATTTAGATGGAGAAAAAACTCTTCTTGACACGATGATTGATGCAGCTACCGATGCTAATAGATCAAAAGTGCGTGATATGTTAGGTTCTTTTTTATTTAGAGGAGATGATGTTGAGAAAAAGGTAAAGGTACTATCTGGTGGCGAACGCAATAGATTGGCTTTAGCAATGTTGTTACTTAAACCCATTAATGTATTGTTAATGGACGAGCCCACAAACCACTTAGATATTAAATCGAAAAACGTTTTAAAAGCAGCTTTAAAAAATTACGAAGGAACGTTACTTTTGGTATCTCACGATCGTGATTTTTTACAAGGAATGACCGATAAAGTGTATGAATTTAAAGATCAAAAAATAAAAGAATATTTAGGCGACATTAATTACTTTTTAGAAGAGCGCAATGCAAGCGATATGCGCGATTTTGAACAGAAAAAGGAGCAGCATACTAAGAACGATGTAAAAGTGGTTGTAAAGACCGAAAATACATTGTCTTATGAAGATCAAAAACGCTTAAAAACCTTAAACAATAAGTTAAGTAAAGCCGAAAGTACAATTACCGATTTAGAAAAGAAAATTGCTAAAGCTGATTTAGAACTTGCCGAAAATTACGAACAATTAATGAATGATACCAAATGGTTTACTGCTTATGAAAAGCTAAAGACCGATTTAGATAAAACCATGCAAGATTGGGAACAAATACAAGAAGATATTGATGGATTGCAATAAAAAAAGGCTGTACAAAACGTACAGCCTTTTTTAAATACCTTTTGGAATAGCGTTTATTAATTTTTTGGTGTAGTTTTTTTGTGGATTGTTAAGCAATTCATCGGCTTCGTTGCGTTCTTCAATTTTTCCTTTGTTCATTACGATAATTTGGTCGGAAAAATACTTCACAACAGCTAAATCGTGCGAGATAAATAAATAGGTAAATCCAAAATTATCTTTTAAATCATTTAGTAAATTTAAAACTTGTGCTTGCACCGATATATCTAAGGCTGAAACCGATTCGTCGCAAATAATTAATTTAGGATTAACAGCAATGGTTCGTGCAATACCAATACGTTGGCGTTGACCACCTGAAAATTCATGTGGATAACGGTTGTAATGTTCTGGTTGTAAGCCTACTTTTTCCAACAAATCATACACTTTTTCTTTACGTTCTTTGTCATTTGAATACAATTTATGCACTTTCATAGGCTCTAAAATAGCTTCGCCAACGGTGATTTTTGGATTTAACGAAGCAAACGGATCTTGAAAAATAATCTGTATTTCTTTACGCAATTCTTTCAATTCGGTTTTAGATAATTGCGTAATATCTTTGTCTCTATAAAATATATGTCCTTTTGTTGCAGGATCTAATTGTAAAATAGCATTTCCTAAAGTTGATTTTCCGCAACCACTTTCGCCTACCAAACCTAACGTTTCGCCTTCGTATATTTCAAAACTTACATTATCAACTGCTTTAAAATTTTCATTTGGTTTAAAAAAGTGCGTTTTTAAAAGATATTCTTTTTCAACGTTTTCAACCCTTAACAATGGTTTTTGGTTGTACATTTTTTCTAAACGTTTGGTGCGTTCGGCTTTTGTAATTTCGGCTTCGTGCGCTTTGTTGTTTAGATAATCTTTAATAGTTGGTAGCCTTTTTAATCTTACATTTAATGAGGGGCGCGATGCGATAAGCGCCTTTGTGTAAATATCTTGTGGGTTATGAAATACGTTTGTTACGTTGCCTTCTTCAACAATTTTTCCTTTGTACATAACTAAAACACGATTGCAAATTTCAGATATCAATGATAAATCGTGTGAAATAAAAACCACACTCATTCCTGTTTCTTTCTGCAAACTTTTTAACAATAAAATAATTTCTTTTTGTACTGTAACATCAAGTGCCGTAGTGGGTTCATCGGCAATTAAAATTTCGGGTTTGCAGGCAATTGCCATTGCAATCATTACCCTTTGTTTTTGTCCGCCTGATATTTGGTGTGGATATTTGTTAAAAAGTGTTTCAGAATCGGGTAATTTTACTTGATCAAATAAACGTAAAACTTCGGCTTTAATTTCTTTTTTAGATAATTGGGTGTGTGTTTCTAAAATTTCGGCAACTTGTTCACCACAAGTTATTGATGGATTTAACGAACTCATAGGTTCTTGAAAAATCATAGCTATTTTATTTCCTCTAATTTTTTGAAACAATTTTTCGGAATAATTTCCAATATTTTCATTCTTAAAAAAAATAGACTCGCTGCTAATTTTAGATACATTTTTAGGTAATAAACCCATTACAGCTAAACTTGAAACTGATTTTCCAGAGCCTGATTCGCCCACAATTCCTAATATTTCGTTTGGGAAAACTTGAAATGAAACCGAATGGATTACTTGATTCCATTTTTTTTCTTGTAAAAACGAAATGCTTAAATTTTTAACTTCTAAAATTGGTTCTTCCATAAAAAAACTACCCTTAATTATAAAAATTAAAGGTAGTAAAAACAAACTTAAAATTTAACAAGCATTTTTGCTTTAAGTTAACGTAAATTAAGCTACGTTTTGCGTGTAATCTTTAGTAACAACAAGGTTTATTGGCGTGCTGCTTAAAAGTGTATTGTAAATAGGACAACGTTCTTTAATTTCATCCATCCAAAATTTTAAAGTTGTTAAATCGGCCGTTGTAATTGGTTTTACAACCAAGTCAATGGTTTCAAAATGATTTGGTAAGGCGATGTTTATTGTGCCTTTAATTTCAATTTGTATCGATTTTAAATGCATACCTAAATCATCAGCAATTTCATGTCCTACTTTGTTAACACACGTTGCCAAACCCGCTAATAGATACTCTAAATGGGTGTTTGACTGTTTTTTTGTGTTGTTTTGATTTATTGATAATTGTAAATCGTTGCTTTTAATGTGTAATTGGTTTTGACTTACAAAACTTAACAATGAAATTTGTTCTTGGCTCATGATTACTGGTTTTAAAGTTTAATATTAATTGATTGGACAAAAAAAAATCCCCTGCACATGCAGAGGACTTAGTTATATATATTGTAAAAAAAGTTTACAATTTAGTACATACAAAACCTCTGCGGGAAAATTTCCACATTTTACAATTGCGTGTATGTTTAATAAATTGTTGCATTTTTTATTTAGTACTGATTTTAATATTTAGTACAAAATTCTAATTTTTTATTTTAAAAAGAAAATTATTTTTAATATTTAACATTTTATTGTTTTTATCCGAAAATATTTCTATTTGTAATCTGTTTGCTTCTTTGGCCTATTAAGGAGTTAAACCGAAACAATTTCATGTTCACTCAAAATAGGTTCGTTGCGCAATCGAAGAAAAATTTGTGCAACGGCAACTACATCGCGTTCGCAGTATTTAGCAATACGTT is a window of Myroides sp. JBRI-B21084 DNA encoding:
- a CDS encoding formimidoylglutamase; this translates as MMYEILKPIPGSLELFIENLPKHSIGKTINIHTENAFPELENVHLALITVNENRGSSGAANQAGFTDFRKNFYKLFPGNWTKKIVDLGTIEAGATLQDTYFAVKTIVADLLKKNIVPIVLGGSQDLTYGMYRGYDTLEQNVNLVCIDNKIDVITDVENPSENFMTHIIMDTPTNLYNFSVLGYQTYFNSQEEIDLIDKMYFEAYRLGEIINDVKIAEPVLRDADIVSLDIHAIKSADLGFFSEFCPNGFDGREVCALARYAGLSDRVSSFGVFNIDNISQKSLLITQILWYFVEGYNYRMNEYPYISKSEYLKYIVPLEEQELIFFKSDISDRWWIEINSLEDENRKVLFPCSYDDYKQSLQNIVPERWWRANKKLLG
- the porK gene encoding type IX secretion system lipoprotein PorK/GldK; translated protein: MKKFITLSAVASLLFSCGSGDRGELLDGVQGKRWITEKPQGMAFIPGGSFTMGKTHEDLLGAEDAPARNVTIGSLYMDETEVTNNQYRKFVEHVKDSIIRTRLAIMADEMGMDATAGGIGAFAFQDVQDPSLNQNQTAYDRYMYDNYYSMAMDDDEYAGRRLNTKARLITDPRRYPDEYYVEVMDSLYIPAKQNLNGMVTFDVRKLNFKYSWWDQDAYIKDTSNEVRNRQAKFLKTEIVNVYPDTTAWVKNFNYSYNEPMFKEYFWHEAYGEYPVVGVTQHQAKAFAAWRTLYKKAYTNDLGANHNLYEYRLPSESEWEYAARGGLKNAMYPWGGPYTTDEKACFLANFKPDRADYAVDGALYTAEARSYKPNGYNLYNMSGNVAEWTDSAYDDESYILQSSLKPKGRTTSNPMKVVRGGSWRDPNYFIQVATRDRENADSARCYIGFRTVVSAPGPGLLNESTAPQSGRSTK
- the porL gene encoding type IX secretion system motor protein PorL/GldL gives rise to the protein MAIPKKVMNFCYGMGAAVVIVGALFKITHMELGPLNGNNMLTVGLLVEALIFAISAFEPVDEDLDWARVYPELKGGEPRAMQVAGSVGVTGTVATTNAGGVQQTAQRSSAPTYAAAVGSQAVAQPTMERGLLSEKLDNILKEAKIDGNLMESLRNSIKNFEAAAKGIAPTVDAVASSNKYADEMANAAAQLESLNSMYKVQLESATKNADINREVAENNLKLKEQMMSLTSNLSTLNAVYGGMLSAMGKTAN
- the porM gene encoding type IX secretion system motor protein PorM/GldM encodes the protein MASGKQTPRQKMINLMYLVFIAMMALNMSKEVLTAFGLMNEKFESANMSAEETNKVLFDGLALKAEDEPARYSEPYQLAQKVQKLSNEFNSYLASLKGDATKGFTMDPETKKLPYEQMDKGQTIDYGWFEKDGLSAKGKEIMDRIGKYKSDFKALLGNDVKYKFLLEDIEEKFNTNPVKNKDGQDIPYLDYHFKGYPAVASLSYLSSMQNDVRQLEHEAYNLFLGNSLKQAASMKNYQAMVIPDKAVYYQGEAIKYKVVLGRYDNSTVPTSVVVNGATIPQSRIKAGQVEGSSVASGLGEHKFTGKFTFMEDGKPVVVDILNSNYVVVSRPSSATISADKMNVVYIGLDNPISVTVEGITSDKVTATTSNGSLKKIGNGKFMLTPSAGKEVVITATGVMPDGKAITSKQVFRIKAIPRPRGTVRGDYDVKGPASNLAQVSIGARMEDFEFDVNLRVTQFTIVFPGLGSEVINGTTLTSSAQSKANRLRPGDVVRIINIKAKLEGAPNVVIKDPTPATFTIQ
- the porN gene encoding type IX secretion system ring protein PorN/GldN — encoded protein: MKNIKNLFFTTCALLAVSATFAQNNILNARMATEIGDESIEQIYAKADGPIPYEYVNDRDVVFQKKVWEVLPLDQRQNLVYYFPLEETIDRRPLWNVLKDAVMNKKITEVYDDDTFKRKLNLSELETKFVRTDTAEAGKEQYMLEGRIDRQYIYDVVIRPTDVKEYRIMGMWYLDRNAGELKYRMLGLAPVVTDLATKGTEFEQAVPLFWIFFPDAREILYNTYAFNEKNSAIQTNYDFLFNARKFSGTIYKTDNIYGDRNISDYVRENAMLQLLEADRIKESIREFEDDLWNY
- a CDS encoding NAD(P)/FAD-dependent oxidoreductase, producing the protein MKVDYIIVGAGLAGLCFADYCLNNNKTFVIIDDAIRTSSKIAGGMFNPVVLKRFTAIWQADEQIDLANDFYPLIEKKLQTNFYHKLPIFRKFASIEEQNNWFLACDHPLTNKHLNTKLRTQAFDNITSPFLFGEVFNTGYLNVGLFVSSYQQYLQNEQLFVNESFNYNELIIEESKVVYKHFEAKHIVFAEGFSMLNNPYFNYLPLDGTKGELLYVKIPDLQLSKIIKSNIFIIPIGNDVYKIGATYNWEDKTDDLTQSAKTELLQGLEQLINCPYEVIKHLAGVRPTVKDRRPLVGCHFEHKKVHILNGLGTRGVLLAPYLAEKLFLNIENNVPLDPNINVARYYKKLQLIK